One Longimicrobium sp. genomic window, GGGGGCGCCGGCGGTGGCGCCCTGCGGCGCCAGCCGCAGGTCGACCGGGGTCACGATGCGCGGCAGCGAGGCCACGCGCGTGAGGAACTCGCCGATGTCGTGGTAGCGCCCCAGCACCGCCATGTCGTAGATGCGCCGGGTGTAGTAGCGCTCCTCCGTGGCACTCACGGGCTGGATCAGCGAGATCTCCACCCCCGTGCGCTGCGCCTCGGCGCTGATGGCGTCGAGCAGGTCGGGAAGCTCCTCGCTGCTGGGGATCAGCCCCTCCACCACCGCCAGCTGGCGGCGGAAGAGCTCCAGCGCCTCCTCGGGGCTGGTGGCGCCTCGGGTCAGCGCCCGCGCCCGCGAGTTGCTCTGCTGCACCGAGGCCAGCTGGGTCTCCAGCTCCTCGTTCGCCTTCTGGCGCGGCGAGTAGAGCTGCATGTAGCCGAAGGCGGTGACCACCACCAGCAGCAGCGCGCCGTAGGTCAGCGTCTTCTTCGTCTTGGGGTCGAGCGGCGGAAGCGCCATCATTGCACCGGGACGACCGGAACGGTCTCGACGAGGGTGGAATCGGGCTGCTCCCAGCGCGCCTCGAGGGTGAACTTCAGGTACGTGCGCCCCTCGCTGGCCGTCTGCTCGCTGGTGACCAGCGCCACGTCACGGATGAACGGGCTGGCCTCGAGGTTCTTCATGAAGCGGGTGAGCGCCTGCGTGGTGGCGGCGTTCCCCTCCACGTTGAAGTTGGGCGGCGGCGGGGCCGGCGGGAGCGCCGCCTTCCCCGAGTCGGCCGCGGCCGTCTTCTTCGACGAGTCGCCGGCGGCGGGCGCCGCCCCGGCCGCGGGGGCCGCGGGAGCGGGAGCGGCGGCCTGCGCCTCGGCCGACACCTTGGTCAGCCAGGTGTAGGGCGGCACCGCGCGGCTGATCTCGTCCATCAGGTGCGGCCACAGGTAGCGGCGCCCGTCGACGCTGCGGATCACCGCCATCTTCTGCTCGATGGTGTCGCGGCGGCTCTCCAGGCTCTTCATCAGCGCGATGGTGCGCGCCAGCCGCAGGCTGTCCTGCCGCTCGCGCTCGATCTGCGCGGTCAGCTCGGTGCGGTGCGCGCCCTGCCGCCAGAATTCGAATCCCCCCAGCGCCACCACCAGCAGCGCGGCGCCCGCCAGCGCGATCACGCGCGGGTCGGCGCCGGCCGTCGGCAGCCCCACGGCGCGCTCGCGGCGCGCGGCGGCCGGGCGGCGCGGCCCGCCGCTGGGGAGGAGGTTGATCTCGATCAAGTGTGGATCCCCGGTGTCAGGTCGGGTGGTGGGTCAGGCCGCGTTGCGCAGCGCCAATCCCACCGACAGCATCAGCATGGGCGCCAGCTCGTCGACGGGCATTCCCTGCGCGGCGCCGGGACGGACGCGGAGCCGCTGCAGCGGGGTGGCCACCTCGGTGCGCACGCGCAGCCGCGCGGCCAGCACCTCGATCAGCCCCGGGATGCGGGCGCCGCCCCCGGTCACGTAGGCGCGCTGCAGCCCGCCGCTGGCGTCGCTCATCGACAGGAAGGCCACGGCGCGCTCCACCCCCACGGCCAGCTCCTCGCACCCCTGCTGCAGCAGCTCGCGGAACTCGGCCGTCCGCGCGCTGCGCCCCTGGAGCACCGCCTCGGCCTCCTCGGCCGAGAGCCCGTGGAGGCGGCGCAGCTCCTCGCGCAGCCGCCGGCTGCCGAAGGGAATGTCGCGGGTCAGGATCAGCGTGCCGTCCTGCAGCACGTTCACCGTGCTGACCTCGTGGCCCACGTTGACCAGCGCCACGACGCCGTTCAGCGCCTCGGGATAGTTGTACTCGAAGGCGTTCTGCAGCGCGCAGGCGTCCACGTCCACCACGGTCGGCTGCAGCCCCGCGTCGCGGAGGAGGGCCACGCGGCCTTCGACCAGCTCGCGCTTGGCGGCGACGAGGAGGACGTTCATCTGCAGCCCGTCGTCGAGCGGGTCGAGGATGTGGAAGTCCAGCTGCACGCTCTCCATGTCGTACGGCACGTGCTGCTCGGCCTCCCAGCGGATCACCTCGCGGGCGTCCGCCTCCTTCATCCGGTCCATGGCGATCTTCTTCACCATCACGTCGCGCCCGCCCACGCTGGAAACCAGCCGGCGCGGCTTGACCTGCGCGGTGTCGAAGAGGAGGCGCAGCGTCTCGACCACGATCTGCGGGTCCATCACCTCGCCCTCCACGATGGCGTCGGGAAGGAGCGGCGTGTGCGAGACGTGCACGAGCTCGGGCTCGGGGCCCGAGTGGTCGACCACGGCCACCTTGATCAGGCCGCTGCCGATGTCGAGCCCAACCGTGGAACGGCTGCGGCGAAGGAACGAGACCATTGGACGCGCGAAAAGGTCCGTCGTGCAGCGCCGCAATGCTTCCACGGCGCGGGGCGGTGAAGAAGTGTCTTGGTGTGGGGGGATGGCGAGAACATAGCGCGGGGGAGTGCGGGCGTCAAGGACGCCCGCACATTCCGCCTCTCACCGCACCAGCTCGAACCACGCAAACGTGGTCGACACAAGGTTTTGCGGCATGTCGTCGATTCTGCCGCGATTGAGCGCGTTTTGCGCTGCCTCGATGGAGCACTTGTTGTAGCGGATCACCGCGCGGCCGCGCACGTTGTCCTCCACCGTGCTGGCCGAGCCGAACGCAACCACGGTGCCCTCGATCTTGCCGTCGAACTGCCCGCCGCCGCCGCCGATGGTCAGGTCCTTCTCCACCAGCACGATCCCGCGGAAGATGAAGTTCCCCTGGATCTTGAGCGAGCCGTTGACCACGATCAGGATCCCCTGCCCGTAGTCGCCGTTGATGGTCACCTCGCCGCCCTGGGCGTCGATGGCCACCACCACCTCGCGCTCGGTGCTGGCCGTGTTGGGGCACGACATGCTGGTGCCCCCCAGCTCGCCCTCGGGGCATCCCCAGTTGTAGATGGTGTCGTTCCCCGTCTTGGTCGAGTTCACCCGCGTCTGGCTCCATGCCGGGCGGCCGAAGCGCGAGCCGAACTTGATGTTGGCGTACTTGGTCAGCGAGTCGAGCGTCATCCCGTGCCCCAGGATGTAGCTCTGCAGCGTGTCCTTCTTGATCGAGGTGGTCACCGACTGCCCCTCGATGGTGGCGCTCGAGCCCACGGTGTCGACCTCGGCGCCCTGGGTGACCATGATCGCGTACTTCGAGGTGTCGCCGCTGGCGCAGTTGGTCTGCCCGGTGCGCCCGTTGGAGATGGTGGCGTTGCCGGCGATGCGCAGGTCGCCGCCCGAGGTGGCGCCCGCGTCCACGTTCAGCGTGATCTTGTTGAGGTTGCGCTGCACCTTCACCAGCGCGCCCACGCCCCGCCCCGTGGCGGTGGGGTTGGCGATGATCGACCAGGTCTCGTCGGAGCGCGAGGCGGTGGCGGAGATGTCGGTGACGTTCCGGTACAGCCGTGCCAGCGACATGGTGTAGGCCGTGCCGCCGAAGTTGAAGGCGGTGGTGCCCTCGGCGAACTTGTTGACCACGCCGGCGCCGAGCCCGGCCTGGGTGGCCACGTAGTTCTCCAGCGCGCCGTCGGCGGTGTAGAGCGAGCGGGCCGCGTCGCGCTGGCCGGCGCTCACGGCGAACTCGGTGCCCGAGGTCAGCAGCACGGTGGTCACCAGCAGGGTCATCGCCACCAGGCCGAGCAGGGCCAGGGGTAGCGCGATCCCCTGGCGTCCCAGCCGCGAGAAGCGGCGGGTGCGCGCGCGGGGGGTCCGGAAGGCGCGGGTCATGGGGGTCAGTTCCTCAGCTGGACGGAGGCGGAGAGAGAGTCCACCTGGTTGGCGCGGCCCTTGGCGCGGCTCGAGGCCCTCACCGTGATGCCGACGCGGGCCACCTGCTGCAGGTCGGCCAGGGTGGTGCCGGGCGCCGCCAGGGCGGTGCCGTCGGCCTTCCAGTAGGTCAACGCCAGCCCGTCGGAGCCGGTGAGCGGCCCCGCCAGCGGCTGCTGCGTGGTGCTGCTGCCCACGCTCAGGCTGCGGCGGATCCACCACTCGCCGTCGACCTGCGTCAGGTCGTAGCGCACCCACTGGTACAGGTACAGCGTGTTCCCCGCGGGAACCGCGGGAAGGTTGCTGCCGTTGATGGTCACCCCGCGCACCACGCCGGCGTTGTTCCCCGTCCCCGCGGTGTTGCCGGTGGGGCGGACCGCCTCGCAGGCGTTCCCCGACACGCTCAGGTCGAGGGTGGCGATGGAGGTGACGGTGGCGCGCGACGTGGCGGTGGGGTTGGGGTTCGGCACCCACGCGCCCGTTCCCGCGGCCGAGGTGTCGCCGAGGACGCCGGTGGCCTCGTTCACCTCGAACATCAGCACGCTGGCGTCGCTCAGGTCGGGGAAGACGGCGAAGCGCTGGGCGCTGGTCCCGCCGCCGCACGAGATCCCCCACGCGCGGGGAACCAGGAACGACACGGAGCTGGCGGTGGCGCCCACCAGCCCCGAGGCCTGGGCGGCGCGCAGCTCGCTGGCCAGCACCTCCAGCGCGCCGCGGGCGTTCTGCTGCGCCTCCTGGCGGGCGCTCTGCACCGTGGCGAAGCGGCTCTCGCCGCGCAGCACCTGGAAGATCACGCCGCCCAGGATGATGGCCAGCACCATGGCCACCATCACCTCCACCAGCGTGAAGCCGGCGCGGCCGCGCGGGAGCTTATCGGACGACATTGGAGGTCATGTTCACGCTGTCGGAGGTGAGCACCGCCCCGCGGTTGCTGGTGGGGGGCAGCACGCGCACCGAGATCGAGTACAGGTTGTAGGTGGTGCCGGCCACGGCCGACGAGGTGACCGTGCGGAACACGCGCACGCCGTCGGTGGTGGTGAAGCTGCTGTTCTGCGCCACCGCGGGAGTGCGCTGGATCTCGTTCAGCGCCGTCTCCAGCTCGTTGGTGGCCAGCGCGGCGTAGCGGCTCTGCACGTCGGCGCGGCGCACCGACGCCGCGGCGCCGATCCCCAGCGACTCCAGCGCCAGCAGGCCCACCGCCAGGATGATCATGGCGATGAGGACCTCGATCAGGGTGAAGCCCGCGTCGGCGCGCGGGGCCCGCTCAGTAGCCACGGTAGATCCGCCCCACTCCGGAGATGGTCAGCGACGAGCTGCGGCCGTTGCGCGTGGCCGTCAGCGTGGAGGTGTTTCCCGAGGTCATCATCCCGCGGCTGTCGAAGGTGACGACGGCGCCGTGCGGCGTCAGGTCCAGCCCGGGATAGTCCGTCGCCAGGTTCACGCTCTTGTAGGTGGCGGCGTTCGCCGTGCCGGGGTCGACCACCACCGTGTACGACTTGCCGGTGGTGGCCACCGTGACCGACACCCGCCGCGCGGTGCGGATGGCGCGGATGCGGGCCACGTTCAGGTCGGTGGCCAGGCCGTTCAGCACGCCCTGCGTGGCGCTGACCTGCACCCACGCCTCGATGCGGGGGACGGCCATGCTGGCAAGGATCGCGAGGATGACGAGGACGATGAGCATCTCGGCCAGGGAGAAACCCTCCCGGCCGGCGCGGAGCGCACGGGCAGGTATCGACATGCCGCCGGCGCAAAGGAAGGTTCATGCCGTGGCAGAATCCCTTGCGCCGCAACGATTTCCATACTGAGACAAATCCACGTAGCAGCGGAATCGTTGCCGGTGCGGAAAATATTTCCTGGTGTGATCGACCCCGCCCCGCGTCACCACCGGCGGTAGATCCGGCCGATGGCGGACACCGTCAGCGAGTCGCGGATGCCGCCCTCGACCGCGCGGATCGTGCGGTTGTTGAACGGCGCCAGCAGCCCGTTGGAGCTGTAGGTGACGGCGTTGGTGCTGCCGTTCAGGGAATAGCAGAGCGGATAGTCGTCGGGCGCGAACGAGGTGCGCAGGATGCGCCCGGTCCCGCGCACCTCCACCACGTAGCCGCGGCCGCCGCGCCCGGCGCAGCGCGCGTCCGGAACGAAGCGGAGCGAAGCCCCGCGCCCGTGGCGGATGGCGGCGATGCGCGTGAACTCCAGGTCGCCGGCCAGGCGGTTCATGGCGCCGCGCACCCGCTCGCGGCGGATGAAGCCCTCCAGCCGCGGCACGGCGATCGACAGGGCGATGGAGGCGACGACGAGCGTGACCAGCACCTCGTGAAGGCTGAACCCGGCGATCCTCTGCACGCTTCCCTCCTCCGCACCGATCCATCCCCACCACTGCCCGTCCGCCGACCGGCAGGACGCCAAACACGCGTACACAAGGTACACCGCAGGTGTCCACTCCGCAAGCTTCTTGTCCTGGCTGCTTTCGAGCGGGTGCCACTTTTCCCAGTTCCCGCGCGGATGTTCGCCGGAAACTCCTGTCGTAGGAGGGAGAT contains:
- the pilO gene encoding type 4a pilus biogenesis protein PilO; the encoded protein is MALPPLDPKTKKTLTYGALLLVVVTAFGYMQLYSPRQKANEELETQLASVQQSNSRARALTRGATSPEEALELFRRQLAVVEGLIPSSEELPDLLDAISAEAQRTGVEISLIQPVSATEERYYTRRIYDMAVLGRYHDIGEFLTRVASLPRIVTPVDLRLAPQGATAGAPAPRPGPPGADEGPPKLEARFSIETYVIPSAPLGDAKVE
- a CDS encoding PilN domain-containing protein gives rise to the protein MIEINLLPSGGPRRPAAARRERAVGLPTAGADPRVIALAGAALLVVALGGFEFWRQGAHRTELTAQIERERQDSLRLARTIALMKSLESRRDTIEQKMAVIRSVDGRRYLWPHLMDEISRAVPPYTWLTKVSAEAQAAAPAPAAPAAGAAPAAGDSSKKTAAADSGKAALPPAPPPPNFNVEGNAATTQALTRFMKNLEASPFIRDVALVTSEQTASEGRTYLKFTLEARWEQPDSTLVETVPVVPVQ
- the pilM gene encoding type IV pilus assembly protein PilM — protein: MVSFLRRSRSTVGLDIGSGLIKVAVVDHSGPEPELVHVSHTPLLPDAIVEGEVMDPQIVVETLRLLFDTAQVKPRRLVSSVGGRDVMVKKIAMDRMKEADAREVIRWEAEQHVPYDMESVQLDFHILDPLDDGLQMNVLLVAAKRELVEGRVALLRDAGLQPTVVDVDACALQNAFEYNYPEALNGVVALVNVGHEVSTVNVLQDGTLILTRDIPFGSRRLREELRRLHGLSAEEAEAVLQGRSARTAEFRELLQQGCEELAVGVERAVAFLSMSDASGGLQRAYVTGGGARIPGLIEVLAARLRVRTEVATPLQRLRVRPGAAQGMPVDELAPMLMLSVGLALRNAA
- a CDS encoding type II secretion system protein, whose product is MSSDKLPRGRAGFTLVEVMVAMVLAIILGGVIFQVLRGESRFATVQSARQEAQQNARGALEVLASELRAAQASGLVGATASSVSFLVPRAWGISCGGGTSAQRFAVFPDLSDASVLMFEVNEATGVLGDTSAAGTGAWVPNPNPTATSRATVTSIATLDLSVSGNACEAVRPTGNTAGTGNNAGVVRGVTINGSNLPAVPAGNTLYLYQWVRYDLTQVDGEWWIRRSLSVGSSTTQQPLAGPLTGSDGLALTYWKADGTALAAPGTTLADLQQVARVGITVRASSRAKGRANQVDSLSASVQLRN
- a CDS encoding prepilin-type N-terminal cleavage/methylation domain-containing protein; amino-acid sequence: MATERAPRADAGFTLIEVLIAMIILAVGLLALESLGIGAAASVRRADVQSRYAALATNELETALNEIQRTPAVAQNSSFTTTDGVRVFRTVTSSAVAGTTYNLYSISVRVLPPTSNRGAVLTSDSVNMTSNVVR
- a CDS encoding GspH/FimT family pseudopilin; translation: MSIPARALRAGREGFSLAEMLIVLVILAILASMAVPRIEAWVQVSATQGVLNGLATDLNVARIRAIRTARRVSVTVATTGKSYTVVVDPGTANAATYKSVNLATDYPGLDLTPHGAVVTFDSRGMMTSGNTSTLTATRNGRSSSLTISGVGRIYRGY
- a CDS encoding GspH/FimT family pseudopilin, whose translation is MQRIAGFSLHEVLVTLVVASIALSIAVPRLEGFIRRERVRGAMNRLAGDLEFTRIAAIRHGRGASLRFVPDARCAGRGGRGYVVEVRGTGRILRTSFAPDDYPLCYSLNGSTNAVTYSSNGLLAPFNNRTIRAVEGGIRDSLTVSAIGRIYRRW